One stretch of Thermanaerosceptrum fracticalcis DNA includes these proteins:
- a CDS encoding histidine kinase produces MFTVQTAIWLIFLILFPTVWPILSAACLLSIAGSIIIIRFYPLRQAVDSRIDDKAFTPTLLIANETLPYLRRGLNEETARKIAEIIQKISDVSAVAITDREKVLAFLGTGCENHPVGRPIVTRATFEVILTGQLKVVQNNSEFNCLVNNCNCPLESAVIAPLICKGQVVGTLKLYQTRQGHIPNYVVKLAAGIAQLLGMQMELAELDRQSRLLTEAQLDALQAQINPHFLFNTLNTINMFIRTKPETARKLLIRLASFFRYSLNREGRFITLKEELKYIQNYIVLEKARFGKKLRVSRNIDKSLLEYSIPVLTVQPLVENAIRHGITPKEGRGTVQISACLQGDEIEISVVDDGIGIHPEIMPKIFQPGFGSGCGVGLSNVHERLKILFGEEHGLHVESEFGNGTKVWFRVPFSSVMIREEIT; encoded by the coding sequence ATATTTACGGTACAAACAGCTATTTGGCTTATCTTTTTAATATTGTTCCCCACGGTATGGCCGATTTTGTCAGCAGCATGCCTATTGAGCATTGCCGGGAGTATAATTATCATACGCTTTTACCCACTGCGGCAGGCAGTTGATTCTCGTATTGACGATAAAGCTTTTACTCCCACCTTGCTGATTGCCAATGAAACACTTCCTTATCTGCGCAGAGGACTTAACGAAGAGACTGCGCGTAAAATAGCAGAGATTATACAAAAAATCAGCGACGTGTCTGCTGTGGCTATTACTGACCGGGAAAAGGTTTTGGCTTTTTTAGGCACGGGTTGTGAAAACCATCCGGTGGGAAGGCCCATCGTAACCAGAGCTACTTTTGAAGTTATCTTGACGGGACAGTTGAAGGTTGTCCAGAACAACAGCGAATTCAACTGCCTTGTCAACAATTGCAACTGCCCTCTGGAATCTGCGGTAATTGCACCCCTGATCTGTAAGGGACAGGTCGTAGGCACACTAAAACTTTATCAAACCCGGCAGGGGCACATCCCTAATTATGTGGTAAAATTAGCCGCCGGTATAGCCCAACTCCTTGGGATGCAGATGGAACTGGCCGAGCTGGACCGGCAGTCCCGGCTATTAACCGAAGCCCAGTTGGATGCCCTGCAGGCCCAAATTAATCCCCATTTTCTTTTTAATACTTTGAATACCATCAATATGTTTATCCGGACAAAACCGGAAACCGCACGCAAGCTTTTAATCCGGCTGGCTTCGTTTTTCAGGTATTCACTGAATCGCGAGGGTCGTTTTATTACCCTTAAGGAAGAGTTAAAGTATATTCAAAACTATATTGTCCTGGAAAAAGCACGTTTTGGGAAAAAACTGCGGGTTAGCAGGAACATTGATAAATCGCTTTTAGAATACTCCATTCCTGTTTTGACAGTACAACCACTGGTGGAAAACGCCATCAGGCATGGTATTACACCCAAAGAAGGCCGGGGAACGGTGCAGATTTCGGCCTGTTTGCAAGGGGATGAAATTGAAATATCCGTTGTTGACGATGGAATAGGCATTCATCCCGAAATTATGCCTAAAATATTTCAGCCGGGTTTTGGTTCCGGCTGCGGGGTAGGACTGTCAAATGTTCATGAAAGGTTAAAAATTTTATTTGGCGAGGAGCATGGTTTGCACGTTGAAAGTGAATTCGGCAACGGTACAAAAGTTTGGTTCAGGGTTCCTTTCAGTTCGGTAATGATAAGGGAGGAAATAACATGA
- a CDS encoding LytR/AlgR family response regulator transcription factor, producing the protein MTLKALIVDDEYPARQELRFLLSQFNNIEVVGEAASASEALTLIKALDYQVLFLDINLPGKNGIELGAAIQALPKPPFVVYITAYDKYALEAFDVNAIDYILKPIDKRKIKRVIERVLKTCQESGGSSAPPGSGDSLLESPKTAAENAGEVKVNLLTAEKQGKTVLVDVNEIYYAFTEQDYVFIKTFGEKLFTRFTLKELEARLGSGGKFFRTHRCYIVNLLKVKEILPLFNGTFNLVLEDKDHSTVPVSRNQARKLRKVLGF; encoded by the coding sequence ATGACATTGAAAGCCTTGATTGTTGATGATGAATATCCTGCCCGTCAGGAACTGAGGTTTCTTTTAAGCCAGTTTAACAACATTGAAGTGGTAGGGGAGGCTGCCAGTGCATCTGAAGCGCTGACGTTGATTAAAGCCCTTGATTATCAGGTCTTGTTTTTGGATATAAACCTACCGGGAAAGAACGGCATTGAACTGGGAGCAGCTATTCAGGCTTTGCCAAAACCGCCCTTTGTTGTTTATATAACCGCCTACGACAAGTATGCTCTGGAAGCTTTTGATGTGAATGCCATTGATTATATTCTTAAACCCATTGATAAAAGAAAGATCAAACGGGTTATTGAGCGTGTGCTGAAGACTTGCCAGGAAAGCGGGGGCTCTTCTGCGCCACCAGGAAGCGGCGACTCACTTTTGGAAAGTCCTAAAACAGCCGCGGAAAACGCCGGGGAAGTGAAAGTAAACCTGTTAACGGCAGAAAAGCAGGGTAAGACCGTACTCGTTGATGTTAATGAGATTTATTATGCCTTTACGGAGCAGGATTATGTATTTATCAAAACCTTTGGGGAAAAGCTTTTCACTCGCTTTACCCTGAAAGAACTGGAGGCCAGGCTGGGCAGCGGCGGCAAGTTTTTTCGGACGCACCGTTGTTATATAGTAAATTTGCTGAAGGTAAAAGAAATACTGCCCTTATTTAATGGCACTTTTAACCTGGTGCTGGAGGATAAAGATCATAGTACGGTGCCGGTCAGCCGGAACCAGGCGCGAAAACTAAGGAAAGTACTAGGTTTTTAA
- the acs gene encoding acetate--CoA ligase: MNNAKTISHYEDEEQLFFPDSSFSTRANIQNTQIYDSAWVDYKNYWMGEAQKLHWFKPWDKVLEWHSPFAQWFVNGKLNACYNCLDRHLEGWRRNKAAIIFEGELGDRQVWTYQDLHREVTRFANVLRGMGVNKGDTVTIYLPMIPEAVITMLACARIGAPHSVVFGGFSAGALRDRISDAESRVIITADGCWRRGKAIPLKSNVDEAISQCPTVEKVVVVQRTRVEVKMEPVRDVWYHEIMRKTPAGCQCEIMDAEDVLFILYTSGTTGKPKGIVHTTGGYLTGVASTHRNVFDLKEDDVYWCTADIGWITGHSYVVYGPLANGATILIFEGAPDYPGKDRFWEIIEKYRVSIFYTAPTAIRMFMKWGESWPQGRDLSSLRLLGSVGEPINPEAWHWYHKNIGRGRCPVVDTWWQTETGSIMVAPLPGITPVKPGSCTKPLPGVFVDVVDENGKPVVPGGSGYLVIKRPWPSMLRTVYKDPQRYIDTYWSRFAGMYFTGDGAKKDKHGYIWVRGRVDDIINVSGHRIGSAEVESALVEHPAVAEAAVIGRSHELKGQAVTAFVTLREGVIWATELEDDLKNHVAKRIGGLARPEEIIYAGELPKTRSGKIMRRLLRDIAEGRVMGDISTLADPSVISQLLERKIAI; this comes from the coding sequence ATGAATAATGCAAAAACAATATCTCATTATGAAGATGAAGAACAGTTATTTTTTCCTGATTCATCCTTTTCCACCCGGGCCAATATTCAAAATACCCAGATTTATGACAGCGCGTGGGTAGATTACAAGAATTACTGGATGGGGGAGGCTCAAAAACTTCATTGGTTCAAGCCATGGGATAAAGTGCTGGAATGGCATAGCCCTTTTGCTCAATGGTTTGTCAATGGTAAACTCAATGCCTGCTACAATTGCCTGGACAGACACCTGGAGGGATGGCGCAGAAACAAAGCCGCCATTATCTTTGAGGGTGAACTTGGAGACCGCCAGGTATGGACCTACCAGGATTTGCACAGGGAAGTGACGAGGTTTGCCAATGTTTTGCGCGGTATGGGAGTAAACAAAGGTGACACGGTAACGATTTATCTGCCCATGATACCGGAGGCGGTCATAACCATGCTTGCCTGTGCCCGCATTGGTGCACCTCACAGTGTGGTGTTCGGAGGTTTTTCCGCTGGGGCCCTGAGGGATAGAATCAGTGATGCAGAATCCAGGGTGATTATCACGGCGGATGGTTGCTGGCGCCGGGGTAAAGCCATTCCCCTTAAAAGCAACGTAGATGAAGCCATTTCTCAATGCCCAACCGTGGAAAAAGTAGTAGTCGTGCAAAGGACTAGGGTTGAAGTCAAGATGGAGCCGGTGAGGGATGTATGGTATCACGAAATAATGAGAAAAACACCCGCGGGTTGTCAATGTGAAATCATGGATGCCGAGGATGTATTGTTTATTTTATATACCAGCGGCACAACCGGTAAACCCAAGGGGATCGTTCATACTACCGGCGGATATTTAACGGGTGTTGCCTCGACCCACCGGAACGTTTTTGACCTCAAGGAAGATGATGTTTACTGGTGTACTGCTGACATTGGGTGGATTACTGGCCACAGTTATGTGGTATACGGCCCACTGGCCAATGGTGCTACCATCCTAATCTTTGAAGGGGCCCCCGATTATCCGGGAAAGGACCGGTTCTGGGAAATAATTGAGAAATACAGAGTATCTATCTTTTATACGGCTCCTACCGCCATCAGGATGTTTATGAAGTGGGGGGAATCCTGGCCACAAGGCAGGGACTTGTCTTCTTTGAGACTGCTGGGATCCGTTGGTGAGCCCATCAATCCCGAAGCCTGGCATTGGTACCACAAAAACATCGGCAGGGGAAGGTGCCCCGTTGTTGATACGTGGTGGCAAACCGAAACCGGCAGCATCATGGTGGCGCCACTACCCGGTATCACACCGGTTAAACCTGGTTCGTGCACAAAACCTTTGCCAGGAGTATTTGTTGATGTGGTTGACGAAAACGGCAAACCGGTAGTGCCCGGTGGTAGTGGATACCTGGTAATTAAGAGGCCCTGGCCTTCGATGCTTCGCACTGTCTATAAAGACCCTCAACGCTATATAGACACTTATTGGAGTCGTTTTGCAGGGATGTATTTTACCGGGGACGGGGCGAAAAAGGATAAACACGGCTATATTTGGGTGCGCGGACGAGTTGATGACATTATCAACGTATCAGGCCACCGGATTGGCAGTGCCGAGGTGGAAAGCGCCCTTGTGGAACACCCCGCAGTGGCGGAGGCTGCGGTGATTGGCCGCAGTCATGAGCTCAAAGGGCAGGCGGTTACGGCCTTTGTTACCCTCAGGGAAGGAGTAATTTGGGCCACTGAGTTGGAGGATGATTTAAAGAACCACGTGGCCAAAAGGATCGGCGGACTGGCCAGGCCCGAGGAAATCATTTACGCCGGGGAATTGCCTAAGACCCGCAGTGGCAAAATTATGAGACGTTTATTAAGAGATATTGCGGAAGGCAGGGTGATGGGCGATATCTCCACCCTGGCGGATCCATCGGTAATATCCCAGTTGCTGGAGCGGAAAATTGCCATCTAA
- a CDS encoding DUF485 domain-containing protein translates to MSFHGSVMKWQEDKASLIKTHLGLWLFFLYAFVYGGFILINITAPKLMAVDVGPLNVAIVYGFGLIIFALFLALFYNSVSSGAEKIFREENHALQKEDAL, encoded by the coding sequence ATGAGTTTTCATGGTTCTGTGATGAAATGGCAAGAAGATAAAGCTTCTTTAATTAAAACTCACCTGGGTTTATGGCTGTTCTTTCTCTATGCTTTTGTTTATGGGGGGTTTATTCTAATCAATATTACAGCTCCCAAACTAATGGCGGTGGATGTTGGACCCCTGAATGTAGCCATAGTGTATGGTTTCGGGCTAATTATTTTCGCCCTTTTCTTGGCGCTTTTCTATAACAGCGTCAGTTCCGGAGCAGAAAAAATTTTCCGCGAAGAAAACCATGCCTTGCAGAAGGAGGATGCTTTATGA
- a CDS encoding cation acetate symporter: MNYVPSPWAIVIFVFFVVAVLYISYYFAHRTKSAAGYYAAGGQIHWAVNGIAFAGDYLSAASFLGICGMIAMSGYDGFLYSIGYLAGWIVALFLVAEPLRRLGKYTFADALDAKFNSKSIQLMAAISTLLVSLFYLIPQMVGAGSLVTPLLGLPHSAGVLLVGAVVIIIVGTAGMTSTTYVQFLKGLLLIVFSLLLVFFIFSRGLTTKPDQGGNVPYHDFKTLKLTALSTDSLELADQSYQVLTDYRKEYGKKYPFVKLSRDNVVSIWKINEKDMMLEETLFVTKLADGSTLYNGGKKEAGRFYQVGHLSQIDGKADWQIAPLNPFSFIENIKKSSVVRWGKQIIKDGDSETTVYYQNPTPGKDVLRPGLIYKLDSDKGATVRDKFDFVSLMLALFLGTAALPHILIRYYTVPSPSCARKSTIIAIAAIGLFYVLTLYMGLGAMVSGVIDLTNDNMSAPLLAKSFGTLMFAIITAVAFATVLGTVAGLILAASGAVAHDLMDKFFGRKMSDRGKVMAGKITAVIVGCIAIALGIAFKNINVSFLVGWAFAVAASANLPAIVMLLFWKKTTSQGIAASIFVGLTSALGLILLSQKTFNEVYHLSHLVAPVPLNNPAIISVPLSFITLVVVSLLTQPEPVLKCTGVSSQEI, translated from the coding sequence ATGAATTATGTGCCTTCGCCCTGGGCTATCGTTATCTTTGTCTTCTTTGTAGTAGCTGTGCTGTATATTTCCTATTATTTCGCCCACCGTACCAAATCAGCCGCCGGATACTATGCCGCCGGTGGGCAGATCCACTGGGCAGTAAACGGTATTGCCTTTGCCGGTGATTATCTTTCCGCAGCTTCCTTTTTAGGAATCTGCGGAATGATCGCCATGTCCGGTTACGATGGGTTCCTGTATTCCATTGGTTACCTGGCTGGTTGGATAGTCGCCCTTTTTCTAGTGGCGGAACCTTTGAGACGTCTTGGTAAGTATACCTTTGCCGATGCCCTGGACGCCAAGTTTAATTCCAAATCTATTCAGTTGATGGCCGCCATCAGTACTTTACTGGTTTCGCTTTTTTATCTAATCCCGCAAATGGTAGGTGCCGGGTCACTGGTTACCCCCTTGCTGGGGTTGCCTCACAGCGCCGGTGTTCTTCTGGTTGGAGCTGTCGTGATAATTATTGTGGGCACCGCTGGTATGACATCTACAACTTATGTGCAATTTCTTAAAGGTCTTTTGCTGATTGTTTTTTCACTGCTCCTGGTGTTCTTTATATTCTCCCGTGGTCTTACTACCAAACCTGATCAGGGCGGAAATGTGCCTTACCACGATTTTAAGACCTTAAAACTGACTGCCCTTAGTACCGACTCCCTTGAACTTGCGGACCAGTCTTACCAGGTGCTTACCGATTACCGCAAGGAATATGGCAAGAAATACCCCTTTGTGAAACTATCCAGGGATAATGTCGTCTCCATCTGGAAAATCAATGAAAAAGACATGATGCTGGAAGAGACGCTTTTTGTCACAAAACTGGCCGATGGCAGCACACTCTATAACGGTGGCAAAAAGGAAGCGGGGAGGTTTTATCAGGTCGGCCATTTAAGCCAAATAGACGGCAAAGCCGATTGGCAAATCGCACCCCTTAATCCTTTCTCTTTTATTGAAAACATTAAGAAGAGTTCCGTTGTCAGGTGGGGCAAACAAATAATCAAGGACGGAGACAGTGAGACTACCGTATATTATCAGAATCCCACACCGGGGAAGGATGTACTGCGCCCGGGGCTCATCTATAAATTAGATTCGGATAAAGGAGCTACTGTGCGGGATAAATTCGATTTTGTCTCCTTAATGCTGGCCTTGTTTTTGGGTACAGCAGCCCTTCCCCATATCCTTATCCGCTACTATACCGTACCAAGTCCCTCTTGTGCCCGGAAGTCTACCATTATTGCTATTGCTGCTATAGGATTATTCTATGTCCTCACTTTGTACATGGGATTAGGTGCCATGGTAAGCGGGGTAATCGATTTAACAAATGACAACATGTCTGCTCCCCTTTTGGCAAAATCCTTTGGTACTCTAATGTTTGCCATCATTACCGCAGTTGCCTTTGCCACGGTGCTGGGGACAGTGGCGGGCCTTATTCTGGCAGCCTCGGGAGCTGTAGCCCATGACTTAATGGATAAATTCTTTGGCCGGAAAATGAGCGACAGGGGAAAAGTAATGGCAGGAAAAATCACCGCGGTGATTGTTGGTTGCATAGCCATTGCCTTGGGCATCGCCTTTAAAAATATAAATGTTTCTTTTCTTGTGGGTTGGGCCTTTGCCGTGGCTGCATCCGCCAATTTACCGGCCATAGTTATGCTGTTGTTTTGGAAAAAAACCACTTCCCAGGGGATTGCTGCCTCAATTTTTGTCGGTTTGACCTCTGCCCTGGGCTTAATATTATTATCACAAAAGACATTTAATGAAGTGTATCACTTATCTCATCTTGTTGCTCCTGTACCTCTCAACAACCCGGCCATTATTTCTGTGCCTCTAAGTTTTATTACCCTGGTAGTAGTGTCCCTGCTTACCCAGCCTGAGCCGGTACTCAAATGTACGGGAGTTTCATCGCAGGAGATTTAA
- a CDS encoding IS91 family transposase has product MGQDNILREIFFDENKHWEKFVNKYEDRIRPVVIKEINKFNRCGQKEAGFTLFACPVCGEMKIVPHTCKGRFCTSCATGYTQEWSRETSKRMYPVPHRHIMFTVDERLWEIFTRHRELLKDLMDLAVKILLEWLKKRGKVKSGAMVGIHTFGARMNFNPHVHILVTEGGFDGAGKWVVKDFIPYVMLRKRWQAAVMEMLKKKLPEQEVKRYKKLFQKIWDDNPEGFVIYGPPNKKGQGSVEAQVGYIGRYMRRPAMALSRIVDYDGENVTFKYFDKTEQKEKQETITVEEFISRIIRHIPDEQFKTIRYYGIYSRRSKRLADKLMEAYLGRQKRRKNGQRGKQRIGWRNKIEEFTGKDPLECMRCKEIMEYKGKVCLKSGILKVVDAVDDFAKKRLKELAGIDEPSKQKKKETRKEKAA; this is encoded by the coding sequence ATGGGCCAGGATAATATCTTAAGAGAGATATTTTTTGATGAGAACAAGCATTGGGAAAAGTTTGTTAATAAATACGAAGACAGAATACGTCCTGTTGTGATAAAGGAAATCAATAAATTTAATCGATGTGGACAAAAAGAAGCAGGATTTACTCTGTTCGCATGTCCGGTATGTGGAGAAATGAAAATAGTTCCTCACACGTGTAAGGGACGTTTTTGTACATCGTGCGCAACCGGATACACCCAAGAATGGAGTCGAGAAACCAGTAAAAGAATGTATCCGGTTCCTCATCGCCACATCATGTTTACAGTGGACGAACGTTTGTGGGAAATATTTACCCGTCATAGAGAACTCTTGAAAGATCTAATGGACCTGGCAGTAAAAATACTATTAGAATGGCTGAAGAAAAGAGGAAAAGTCAAATCCGGCGCCATGGTAGGAATACATACCTTTGGAGCAAGAATGAACTTCAATCCCCATGTACATATCCTAGTAACTGAAGGTGGTTTTGACGGAGCGGGGAAATGGGTTGTTAAAGACTTTATCCCATATGTAATGCTGAGGAAAAGGTGGCAGGCGGCAGTAATGGAGATGTTGAAGAAAAAACTGCCGGAACAAGAAGTTAAACGATATAAGAAGTTGTTTCAAAAGATATGGGATGATAACCCTGAAGGATTTGTAATCTATGGTCCGCCCAATAAAAAAGGACAAGGGTCAGTAGAAGCCCAAGTAGGATATATAGGGCGGTACATGAGAAGACCTGCCATGGCGTTAAGCAGAATTGTAGACTATGACGGGGAAAATGTAACCTTTAAATACTTTGATAAAACAGAGCAAAAAGAAAAACAAGAAACCATCACCGTAGAAGAATTCATATCACGGATAATAAGGCATATACCGGATGAGCAATTTAAAACAATCCGGTATTATGGAATTTACTCCAGAAGGAGTAAAAGATTGGCTGACAAATTAATGGAAGCATACCTGGGAAGGCAGAAAAGAAGGAAAAACGGCCAAAGAGGAAAGCAACGGATAGGCTGGAGAAATAAAATAGAAGAATTCACAGGAAAAGACCCGTTAGAATGTATGAGATGTAAAGAGATAATGGAATACAAGGGGAAAGTGTGTCTAAAATCAGGGATATTGAAAGTTGTTGATGCCGTAGATGACTTTGCTAAAAAAAGACTAAAGGAGTTGGCAGGAATAGATGAGCCCAGTAAGCAGAAAAAGAAAGAAACACGCAAAGAAAAAGCCGCCTAA
- the gatC gene encoding Asp-tRNA(Asn)/Glu-tRNA(Gln) amidotransferase subunit GatC yields the protein MKITVKDVEHVALLARLDLTEQDKEKYTQSLNAILEYMEKLNQIDTSNVEPTAHVLPLKNVFREDKLHRTMDKELVLANAPEEEDGCFKVPRIV from the coding sequence ATGAAGATTACCGTTAAAGATGTGGAACATGTGGCCTTGTTAGCCCGCCTGGATTTGACGGAACAGGATAAGGAAAAATATACCCAGTCTTTAAATGCGATCCTTGAATATATGGAAAAGTTGAACCAGATAGATACCAGCAATGTGGAGCCTACGGCCCATGTGCTGCCCCTGAAGAATGTGTTTCGGGAAGACAAGCTTCACCGTACTATGGATAAGGAACTGGTGCTGGCCAATGCTCCCGAAGAAGAAGACGGCTGTTTTAAAGTACCGCGAATTGTGTGA
- the gatA gene encoding Asp-tRNA(Asn)/Glu-tRNA(Gln) amidotransferase subunit GatA, giving the protein MDLYKKTAHELSSLLQKREVSSEELTRSVLDRINKVEEKVKAFVTVTGEQALEQAREIDEKRARGEAMSPLAGIPMAMKDNICTKGVTTTCASKILYNFVPPYNATVTEKLLEAGTILLGKCNMDEFAMGSSNENSGFFPTRNPHDLSAVPGGSSGGAAAAVAADEAVFTLGSDTGGSIRQPAAFCGVVGLKPTYGYVPRYGLIAYASSLDQIGPLTKDITDCALVLNVIAGHDPKDSTSAPVEVPDFTRYLVDDVKGLKIGIPKEYMGEGIDPRIAAYLKQAAAKLEELGAVCEEVSLPHTEYALPAYYIIASAEASSNLARYDGVRYGLRVEAEDVISMFCKTRSQGFGEEVKRRIMLGTYALSSGYYDAYYLKALKVRTLIKRDFDQAFLKYDCLLTPTSPTTAFKFGEKVNDPLAMYLSDVCTIPINLAGVPGLSLPFGTVEGLPVGIQFIGKPFGEGTLLRVGYALEQNTDLTKPKAQMEGVI; this is encoded by the coding sequence ATGGATTTATATAAAAAGACAGCCCATGAACTGAGCAGCCTTTTACAAAAAAGAGAAGTCAGCAGTGAGGAACTGACCCGCTCAGTGCTTGATCGTATCAATAAGGTAGAGGAAAAGGTTAAGGCTTTTGTCACCGTAACAGGAGAACAGGCCCTGGAGCAGGCCCGGGAAATCGATGAAAAGAGGGCCAGGGGGGAAGCGATGTCGCCTTTGGCCGGTATACCCATGGCCATGAAAGACAATATCTGTACAAAAGGAGTTACCACCACCTGTGCTTCCAAAATCCTCTATAACTTTGTGCCTCCCTACAACGCGACGGTAACGGAAAAGTTGTTGGAGGCAGGGACCATACTGTTAGGTAAGTGTAACATGGATGAGTTCGCCATGGGCTCTTCCAACGAAAACTCGGGTTTCTTCCCTACCCGTAACCCCCATGATTTAAGTGCCGTTCCGGGCGGCTCCAGCGGCGGTGCGGCAGCGGCCGTGGCCGCCGATGAAGCTGTCTTTACCCTGGGTTCTGATACTGGAGGGTCTATTCGCCAGCCTGCAGCTTTTTGCGGTGTGGTGGGCCTCAAGCCTACCTATGGGTATGTTCCCCGTTATGGGCTTATTGCCTATGCTTCCTCCCTGGACCAGATCGGGCCATTAACGAAGGATATCACCGACTGCGCCCTGGTTCTTAATGTGATAGCCGGTCATGATCCCAAGGATTCTACTTCCGCACCGGTGGAGGTTCCCGATTTTACCCGGTACCTGGTGGACGATGTGAAAGGACTAAAAATCGGTATCCCCAAAGAATATATGGGCGAAGGCATCGATCCCCGCATTGCCGCTTATCTCAAGCAAGCTGCAGCAAAACTGGAGGAGCTTGGCGCGGTGTGTGAGGAAGTCTCCTTACCTCATACCGAATATGCCCTGCCTGCCTACTACATCATCGCCTCGGCGGAAGCCAGCTCTAATCTGGCCCGTTACGACGGTGTGCGCTACGGCCTGCGTGTTGAGGCCGAGGATGTCATTTCCATGTTCTGCAAGACCCGGAGCCAGGGCTTTGGGGAAGAGGTAAAGCGTAGGATTATGCTGGGTACTTATGCCTTGAGTTCCGGTTATTATGATGCTTACTACCTGAAAGCCCTCAAGGTGCGTACCCTGATTAAAAGAGACTTTGACCAGGCCTTTCTTAAATATGACTGTCTCTTGACACCGACCAGTCCTACCACGGCCTTCAAATTCGGGGAGAAAGTCAATGATCCCCTGGCCATGTATTTATCTGATGTATGTACGATTCCTATTAACCTGGCGGGTGTACCCGGCTTATCCCTACCTTTCGGTACGGTAGAAGGGCTGCCCGTGGGTATCCAGTTCATTGGCAAGCCCTTTGGCGAAGGTACGCTCCTGCGTGTGGGCTATGCCCTGGAACAAAATACCGACCTGACGAAACCCAAAGCTCAAATGGAAGGGGTGATCTAG
- the gatB gene encoding Asp-tRNA(Asn)/Glu-tRNA(Gln) amidotransferase subunit GatB, with translation MSAQYEVVIGLEVHAELKTDTKIFCSCPTEFGGEENTHVCPVCLGLPGVLPVLNKKVLEYAVRAGLALNCEIASFSKFDRKNYFYPDLPKAYQISQYDLPICKKGYLEIEVNGRKKTIGITRVHMEEDAGKLVHGGATIATSRYSLVDYNRTGVPLIEIVSEPDMRSAEEARAYMEKLKAILEYTGVSDVRMEQGSLRCDANISLRPMGAKEFGTKTEIKNLNSFRALQKAIEYEIERQRDILEEGGKIIQETRSWDEGKGVTVSLRSKEEAHDYRYFPDPDLVPVVIDPQWVQEIRDSLPELPDAKRERLVQEMGLSEYDAGIITGSRALADFFDQVVAEYNEPKTVANWIMGEFLRLLNANNLEVAESKVKPRSLAALLKAQAEGTISGKMAKTVFEEMFETGKEPETIIKEKGMVQISDEGALAAVVEKVIAANPQSVEDYKAGKEKAIGFLVGQVMKETKGQANPGLVNKLLKDKLG, from the coding sequence TTGTCTGCCCAGTATGAAGTGGTCATCGGCCTGGAAGTCCATGCCGAATTAAAGACAGATACGAAAATCTTTTGCTCCTGTCCCACGGAATTTGGCGGGGAGGAGAACACCCATGTCTGCCCTGTGTGCTTAGGGTTACCGGGTGTGCTGCCTGTTTTGAACAAAAAGGTTTTAGAATATGCGGTGCGGGCCGGCCTGGCTTTAAATTGTGAGATTGCCAGTTTTAGTAAATTTGACAGAAAAAATTATTTCTATCCCGACCTGCCCAAGGCCTACCAGATTTCCCAGTACGATCTGCCTATCTGCAAAAAGGGGTACCTGGAAATTGAGGTGAATGGCCGGAAAAAGACCATAGGCATTACCCGTGTCCATATGGAAGAAGATGCGGGCAAACTTGTCCACGGCGGGGCTACCATTGCCACCTCCCGCTATTCCCTGGTAGACTACAACCGTACCGGGGTGCCTCTCATTGAGATTGTTTCCGAGCCCGATATGCGCTCGGCGGAAGAGGCCCGGGCTTATATGGAAAAGCTTAAGGCGATACTGGAGTACACCGGTGTCTCTGATGTGCGCATGGAGCAAGGGTCGCTCCGCTGTGACGCCAACATCTCCTTGAGGCCCATGGGCGCGAAAGAATTTGGGACTAAAACAGAAATCAAGAACCTTAACTCTTTCAGGGCCTTGCAAAAGGCTATTGAATACGAAATAGAAAGGCAAAGGGATATCCTGGAAGAGGGGGGCAAAATCATCCAGGAAACCCGTTCCTGGGACGAAGGCAAAGGGGTTACTGTATCCCTGAGGAGCAAAGAGGAGGCCCACGATTACCGGTATTTCCCTGACCCGGACCTGGTGCCTGTGGTCATAGATCCCCAGTGGGTTCAGGAAATCAGGGATTCCCTGCCCGAACTTCCCGACGCCAAGAGGGAACGTCTCGTTCAAGAAATGGGCTTATCGGAATATGATGCCGGCATTATTACGGGGAGCCGTGCCCTGGCCGATTTCTTCGACCAGGTGGTGGCTGAATATAACGAGCCGAAAACAGTGGCCAACTGGATTATGGGCGAATTCCTGCGTCTCTTGAATGCTAATAACCTGGAGGTAGCCGAAAGTAAAGTAAAACCCCGCAGCCTGGCGGCGTTGTTAAAGGCTCAGGCCGAAGGGACCATCAGCGGCAAAATGGCCAAGACTGTATTTGAAGAAATGTTTGAGACCGGCAAAGAGCCGGAAACCATTATTAAAGAAAAAGGAATGGTTCAAATCTCCGACGAAGGGGCCCTGGCTGCCGTGGTGGAGAAGGTGATTGCGGCCAACCCGCAGTCGGTGGAAGACTATAAGGCCGGTAAAGAAAAAGCCATCGGTTTCCTGGTGGGCCAGGTGATGAAAGAGACCAAGGGCCAGGCCAACCCCGGTCTGGTCAACAAGCTCTTAAAAGATAAGCTTGGCTAA